The window TGTAAAGTTACCGTCGTGTGTTTATTTACCCTCctctcaaaaacagaaatgagaagaaGCAAACTGTTTCCCGCTGGGTGCAATCAGAGTCTGTTAACTGAAAATATCTCTTTGTATAACAGGAAGTTAATGTTTATGTCTTGAACATTTAAAACACGAAAATCTACAGTTTAAATGTACAGTaataatgttaaatattaaacacagaAGGAGGCCATGGCATGTTGATGAGACTGTATGTACCACCAGGCTACAGGGCAGCTTCTGTCCTCAGACTCCTCACTTCATCTACTCAGGGATTAGAATTAGTGTTGTAATTAAATGAACcttgtatattatattatattatatgtgtATTATCGATAAATATGAATGTATACAATATGAGTATTGCATCTTGAATATGTTAGATAAGCAGTTTTTTCTGAATTTACACAGAAATTTGCATTGTTTGAGTATAAGGCTGTGTGTGTAGTAGATTTGATTTTCTCTGAGAATGTATAGACCatacataacaacaacaacaacaacaatgatatGATTTAACAACGTTCAGCATTTTTAGTGTCCTGTGGAAACACTATGTGCTTGCAGCGTGTTTTCTAAATGCTGGTCTTAATTTGcctgtgttttgtctatttgaatgtgttttctgaaattGCATTTCCaaattgcagttttgttttgtttttttcgtgTGGAAAGAAGACTaaatggagaggaaaagaacatCATCGAGATTCAAGTGCGAAGAAGAACAATATACGGACAGGAGAATTAATCCAAGGGGTGGAAAGAGAGTCAGATATACTGAAGATTACAGTGATTATGATGATGAGGTGGAGCTGGACGATGAGTATGAGGATGAGGACGAGGACGAGTACGAGGAAGACAATGAGCAACCAGGTACTTCCACCCAGAACACCCACAACCAGAGAAGACAAGAAACTAGTAAGTCTTTAGAGCCATGTGATAGCACCcacatggtgtttttttttctcttcttcactgaACTGCAGCTAATGAATATGCTGGAAGTTAACTGCACAACTCTTCTGTGGCAATTTTTACACAATGTAGGACTCTTGACTGTAACCTGTGGAAACAAAAAGGGCATCCTGGATATAGAGAAGCTGGGCAGGGGTAAATAATAGCATCTAATTGATCAATTTACTTCATAATTCATAAATAAGTAAGTATAAGTATCCCTTGTCCCTTTCCTTTATTGTGTCTAATCTGTGTTGCTGTACGGGGATGCTCTGTTTAGGAGAGGAGTGTATCCAATGTCAGGACTGCTGGTTTTCTCCCCCTGCCTTCGAGGAATTTGGAGGGAAAGGCTCTTCTAAAAAATGGAAAACCAGCATTTTCTATGACAATAAGCCTCTGCAGTTTTTGTTTGAGGTATGACTATTTGGTCCCTTATACAGAATGTACttgtcttattgtcttgtcttattAAATATATTCAGAACAAACACTGAATTAACTACCTAACTACCATGTCACTGTTATCACAGCAAGGTTCTTTAACCACCAAGGGATTTAAAAGGAGGAGCACTACAAAGGTGAATGAATGTTAAAGTACAATATGATACTGATTTTGGAAAACAAATCCATGCAGCTTTCATAGTAATGATGagtcttttttgtctttattctcCCACCAAAAGAAAACCACGTCATCACGCGGCACATCAGAGAGCTCCTCTGAAGGTTAGTCTGCACTTTCCTCTAACTGCAACTTCAACCAGgattaaaacaacaataagcACAGTGCATGCCAAATTAATATTAGTCAGTTGAGATGACTTACTGCTTGGTAATTAATGATTTGCTGAAGAGTACATATTATTATATCCCTGTCAAAGTGTCAGAAATACAGTCTGCAGAGGAAAATGAGGACGATGATGTTAAAGATGAAGACTGGCTTCCAGGCAGTGAAGAATTGGTactggagacagaggaagaaggggTAGGGACTGCACATGGAGGAGAGGTTGTAGACTCAGGAGTTGACACGAGTAAAGAAGAGGAAGATCaaatggaggagggagaaatggaAGATGAGGATAACGGCAGCAATGTTTTTGAAGGTGATGGAATCGTCACCTGTAGGAATACTGCTATTGAAAtgaatgttagcatgttaggTTAGCATTTCTTTGTGGATGTATGAAcatcattcttcttctttcagaaAGGGAGACCAAACTGATCATTTCAACACCTGAGAAAAGTGCTTTGCAGAAGCAAGTAAAAATCGTCATCAAAAGGCTTCCAGAGGTAAGACTTCTAGTCAAGTCAAATTCATCTATATAGCCTAAAATTACAGATCAACGTCTGAGTGAGTTGTCAGCTTGGCTTTGGCTTCAAAGATTTGGTACCAGTGAAGTTGGAGAATTTTATGTGTAAACCTTGGATTTGGATTAGAGGACATCACCTGACATGCTACGGCCTGACAAATTACAGTTTAAACATAGTCAATCTAAGTAGACTGCAGAGGGCccaatatttttaatatttaggGCCAAATTAAACAGGGTAGAGGTTAGGCACTTGGGTCACTTATTCTTCTCTGGACTGGGTTCCacactgatggatggatggatagatagatagatagatagatagatagatagatagatagatagatagatagatagatagatagacttaAGATATAAAAGGTCAGgctgtccagctctgtgcccacaaCAGAGCCCGCTTTACTCACCAGTTTGTCCAGACGTGAGGCGTCCTTCTTTttgatgctgcctccccagcacaccgCCGCATAGAAGAGGGCGCTCGCCACAACAGTCTGATAGagcatctgcagcagctttgtgcagatgttgaaggactggacttttaaatgtacataaggtagaaaagaggaaaagagaaacttttcttttttttttgcatttgatcCATTAGAATTTTATACAGATTTTGGTAGCACATCACAATTGTGACTTATTATGCAGGAAGTCAttgctgtcattcattcattcattcattcaggtgACCTGTAGTTCTTATGAATTTTTCATTCTCTTAATTGttgtttcaggaaaagactGATTTTTGGTCCAACTGCAGCAAACATAATACACAAGGTTTGTACATGTACAATTACAGAGTAGTCGCACTACTTAAGCAAACAGAAGTTTATTAGTGTGTTTAATGAGGGGTGATGCTCGCACCACATCCTTTACTGCCTTTATGCTTGTTAATCTACAGATGTGAGAATGTGAAAGACCAAAGTCAAGAAATCTAATTCcacaatattattttgttttgtaagaaGTGATTCTTTTCTGTAACctcagttttatttgtgaacAGACAGCTGGTGTAAACCATTGGATGCGGATGCACTAAATGAAGAGAAAAGCCAACACAGTGTCTGTGCAACAGATGACTCCTCCATCACAGCGTCCACAAACACTGATCCTTCATGGGTGTCAGAACAGCCTACTGTTGGAGGTGCTGAGGAAGAAAATAGAGAGGAGTTCACACAAAGtgatgacagaaaagaagatagacagaaagaaattaaaactaaaacagagaAGTCTCTAACACTTCCATTTGCACCAGAAATAACCTCATCCCCTGAAATCAAACCTGAAACTAAGGATATTGGACCAACCAGCAAGCACACCGCCTgcctcacttcctcctctgctctacagaaaacacagagtcaGCAGATTATAGATTCCAAAGACTATGAAAATGCGAATGATGAGCATGCTGACATGTCAATATCTGAAGCCAGTGGACCAGtttcagaaaatggaaatatcaGCGCTGCCACATCACCCATACAGAGAAGTATTAAGGAGGAAAGCATAGAGGCAATGTGTAAGCTGCTCAGAAACCATAAGAGAGGGAagttcatgttttctttgtagactccaaaaacacatttgaaatttaaatacATGTGTTTTCTACTAATTGTACAGATGGTGGTGCTGCCAAGAAATCCCTGAGTGGGCTGGTTGACTGTGAGAACACAGATGCCTCCAACTTTGGCCATGATGTAGCAGGATTAAAAGCAGTGAAGCTAGTGGTGAGGTGCGTTCTAACTATCAcgttatttaaataaacaaagatgcCCAGTTTGCATGCAAGCTCTTTAAGGGATGTACTCTCTACAGGGTTCTCGAAGCAAGCCAAGCCTCTGACGCGGTGGAGGCTCCATCCTTTGGGCCCTCCACTAGCTGTGATCTGGACACAATGGACCTTGAtcagctgaggagagagaaactaAAGATGCAGATAAAAGTCTTGAAGTTACAAGAGGAATACTACACTCAGAAAATAAAggataataaaaaatgaaacttcTTTGGAGTCTGATTGTAAAGCTGATGATTGCAGCAGGACAATACAGTCAGTCGGGGATCACTGAGGGTGTCAACTGGTGTACCAGAATACTCCAGTCAGAGCACTTCCAGCTGCcggcttcatcatcatcatcatcatcatcattgcttCAACCTACATCAGACTCTTCCTCAGTGGAAAGCAGAGGGATTTCACTTCCTAAAAacttgaaagaagaaaaacagggcACAGGTAATGCAGAAATAATATCATACAGTATCTATGAAATGCCTTGCCTCAAACTGAGTGTAGTAGTGATGAATTCaggaggacaggaaagctcagagcagaacagaagctGAATCATAGGCACAATATCAATGGGTACGTTCCTCAATACTTTCTGAGATGACAATGGCATATACAGTGTGCATTCAGAAGCTGCTTTAATTACACTGGTGACATGTTATGAACAGCCTTCAGCCTGTTTTCAAACATGACTCGGCCTTCTAGAAGTCAGATTAGGACTGGCACAGATTTATAATGAAATATGCAATGACATTACTAGTTgtccatgtttattttaaatgtgagaGTTAATTTGAAATTGTGGTGCTGAGtttttgcattgtgttgtttttgttttcatgttgaatgtattctcttttgttctcttctcaCATCTTGGAACATTGTTTGAAATAACATGTTTTCTTGTGGATGTCGCTTTCTACCATGTTCCCAAACAAAACTGATCAATCAAAACTTGAATCTAATTTTCctgcaaaatttaaaataactttGATAGTGGCATCATTTTCAAcctcctgtttttccttttgttgttgtcagcaGTCCCAGTACACTGAAATGTGGTCATTGCATGTCTTTGTGCATTAGCCACAGACTCCATATAAAGATGATCAAAGATGTTCAGTAGTTTGCCTAATGGCACATTCTTTTCTGTTGCCAAGTGTGGGCATGGATATTAGTGCTTTAGGGTGCAACCGCCatgaaacagtgagaaaaaaaatgtctttgttttcgCTTGAGACACTCAATCTCTGCTCCTCTCCGTTGAGCTGGGCAGGAGGGGCCAAATTTGAATGTTACCAACAAGATTCAACAAATCCTGCACTACTGCTCATACTTGGATGTCTGCAAGCTTGTAGTAATTGATAATTCTAACACTGTAATATTATTAATGGACTGGGCTTTAATTTGTATTATAAGACTCAGCCCTAATAGTAATAGTGTTGGTAAAAAATTTTAAGTAATGGTCTATACTACATCTTTGGAATTTGAACAGACAGTCAGATGTGATTCTTTTGATTTGGCACAACACATAAAGAATTagatgaaagcaaaacacacaatcaaAGGTCTCACACCCGATGATTCGTGAGGTGATTTATCTGATACATTTCCATGTCCACACTCCACTGCATGCATTCACATGATAAAAAATACCAAtgctgaaaatgctgaaattttttttttgtttgtttgtttgtttttttggatgttttgcAATTTAGTTTCTCTTCTAATTCATTGATTTTACATGTATTTCAAGTAAAAAGTGTTTTCAGCTTTTGGGGAGGAAATTAACAAAGAAGGTCTCATGAGCAGTAATATACCAACAATATCTTTGCTCTATGTCCAGCTTATATTGACATCTATAAATTGAAACAGAAATTTATTTGGGCAGGCCAAGATGAATTGAAAACTGCAGTCAGTAATCTGGTTACTAAAGGGTGCAAACATAGAGCCCCACTGATTAACTGATGTGCTTTGGAAACACAGTAATTAACAGTAAAGCAGGTCACCTCAGGCACTACAATCAGGGAGAGCCTGATATTCTGGGCAGGGCGCTACAAGTCAGTTTTGCCCCCAGGATCTGAAGTAAACTAGGAGGGATGTGGCAGAATTACACTCTTAATCCAGCTGCTGATCAACATAGgtgtgcaaaatgtgtgtgtgtgtgtgtgtgtgtgtgtgtgtgagagagagatgtacTCCCGCCAATCAagttttctaaataaataaaaaatagttaaTGAACtaatgtaaacattaaatataGCTATGGTGTAAATAAACATCAttccattttccatttatttttttattggaaAACCACAGGTATTTCTAGATTTGTTTCAATGAAACCtaaatgcatgtaaaaatataaaaactatatTTCCGATCACAATGATTGTGAAGTTTTGAAAAtccacatatatttttttatatcattaaattttattcagaaaaacaaaaggttgtTTCGGCGGACAATGACCACTAGAGGGCCAAGGAAATGGCCCAAAAGAATGCAAAgtagtgaagaaaaaaaagtgggcTTTGTACCCCACAAGCCAATCAGAATTGAAAGTGGTCGTTCTATGGTTCACCATAAGCCAATCACAACAGTCGGTGTTTCTGCGCTGTAGGCGCTACGTCCGCTGCTTAGAGCTGTGAACCACCGTCCCATCGTCCTGCTGAGGGGGACTGGACAGCAACCAACCATATCTTTGTCTCTCATTACAAACATTCGAATGAAAGGTGTGGTTCGTTTGTCGTGCACAAAACTATCTTGATATGCAGAAAATATGACTTTATTAACAACGTACGCATCGATTAAGATCCACAATCTCCTACTTTCTCATTTTTAAGTCTACCATCAAAACAGGCTTGCTCTATACcatatgtgtcaaactcacggcatttcatatagatctattattattgttactaatggCCCGGCAATATGAAgcgctgataacacacaaactacagatcccataatgcagcgcaactgccgccttgccttactattggctacctgggaacattcccgCTGTATATGCCCGTTGTATATGGCAACAGGGCTCAAGTCGCGCTCTGTTGCCATATACAACTgaggctgttgattttgttggtctagcttgctcttttattattattttcattacaacaacaacatctctATTTGCGCAATTAGcgcactgctccctcctgtcggaAAGCGGTCACGAAACGCCCATCTGTGCTGCCCCGGACTCGAAAGGGTGATGCAACGGGGTGGGAAAATCGCAATGCATTATGGGCTTTGCGGGTAACTGAAAAGTGTGCTTACGCCAGCTGTATGCATGATGCTGCTTTTGtgtactgttgttttgtttcaacaagttaaaacatggtgccagcgtgctgtgtcgttaactgccacatgatcgcttcggtaaaacaaACCAtcgggtgagtttttttttctcatttcctacgcGCAAACAAAGCCAAGTAgctcggatctgtgagctaacgagGAGACGCCTAATGGCCTGAGTAGCAGCCGTGGGACGACCAGACATCACTTTGTGTTGGTTGGCatatgttggtgtgttcacgaCTGgtgttgtgaaaataaaatgaatggctgttgatcttcctctgct of the Scatophagus argus isolate fScaArg1 chromosome 16, fScaArg1.pri, whole genome shotgun sequence genome contains:
- the LOC124073275 gene encoding uncharacterized protein LOC124073275 isoform X1, which encodes MERKRTSSRFKCEEEQYTDRRINPRGGKRVRYTEDYSDYDDEVELDDEYEDEDEDEYEEDNEQPGTSTQNTHNQRRQETRLLTVTCGNKKGILDIEKLGRGEECIQCQDCWFSPPAFEEFGGKGSSKKWKTSIFYDNKPLQFLFEQGSLTTKGFKRRSTTKKTTSSRGTSESSSEVSEIQSAEENEDDDVKDEDWLPGSEELVLETEEEGVGTAHGGEVVDSGVDTSKEEEDQMEEGEMEDEDNGSNVFEERETKLIISTPEKSALQKQVKIVIKRLPEEKTDFWSNCSKHNTQDSWCKPLDADALNEEKSQHSVCATDDSSITASTNTDPSWVSEQPTVGGAEEENREEFTQSDDRKEDRQKEIKTKTEKSLTLPFAPEITSSPEIKPETKDIGPTSKHTACLTSSSALQKTQSQQIIDSKDYENANDEHADMSISEASGPVSENGNISAATSPIQRSIKEESIEAMYGGAAKKSLSGLVDCENTDASNFGHDVAGLKAVKLVVRVLEASQASDAVEAPSFGPSTSCDLDTMDLDQLRREKLKMQIKVLKLQEEYYTQKIKDNKK
- the LOC124073275 gene encoding uncharacterized protein LOC124073275 isoform X2 — protein: MERKRTSSRFKCEEEQYTDRRINPRGGKRVRYTEDYSDYDDEVELDDEYEDEDEDEYEEDNEQPGTSTQNTHNQRRQETRLLTVTCGNKKGILDIEKLGRGEECIQCQDCWFSPPAFEEFGGKGSSKKWKTSIFYDNKPLQFLFEQGSLTTKGFKRRSTTKKTTSSRGTSESSSEVSEIQSAEENEDDDVKDEDWLPGSEELVLETEEEGVGTAHGGEVVDSGVDTSKEEEDQMEEGEMEDEDNGSNVFEERETKLIISTPEKSALQKQVKIVIKRLPEEKTDFWSNCSKHNTQDSWCKPLDADALNEEKSQHSVCATDDSSITASTNTDPSWVSEQPTVGGAEEENREEFTQSDDRKEDRQKEIKTKTEKSLTLPFAPEITSSPEIKPETKDIGPTSKHTACLTSSSALQKTQSQQIIDSKDYENANDEHADMSISEASGPVSENGNISAATSPIQRSIKEESIEAMYGGAAKKSLSGLVDCENTDASNFGHDVAGLKAVKLVVRVLQASQASDAVEAPSSGPSTSCDLDTMDLDQLRREKLKMQIKVLKLQEEYYTQKIKDNKK
- the LOC124073275 gene encoding uncharacterized protein LOC124073275 isoform X4; the protein is MERKRTSSRFKCEEEQYTDRRINPRGGKRVRYTEDYSDYDDEVELDDEYEDEDEDEYEEDNEQPGTSTQNTHNQRRQETRLLTVTCGNKKGILDIEKLGRGEECIQCQDCWFSPPAFEEFGGKGSSKKWKTSIFYDNKPLQFLFEQGSLTTKGFKRRSTTKKTTSSRGTSESSSEVSEIQSAEENEDDDVKDEDWLPGSEELVLETEEEGVGTAHGGEVVDSGVDTSKEEEDQMEEGEMEDEDNGSNVFEERETKLIISTPEKSALQKQVKIVIKRLPEEKTDFWSNCSKHNTQDSWCKPLDADALNEEKSQHSVCATDDSSITASTNTDPSWVSEQPTVGGAEEENREEFTQSDDRKEDRQKEIKTKTEKSLTLPFAPEITSSPEIKPETKDIGPTSKHTACLTSSSALQKTQSQQIIDSKDYENANDEHADMSISEASGPVSENGNISAATSPIQRSIKEESIEAMYGGAAKKSLSGLVDCENTDASNFGHDVAGLKAVKLVGSRSKPSL
- the LOC124073275 gene encoding uncharacterized protein LOC124073275 isoform X3; the protein is MERKRTSSRFKCEEEQYTDRRINPRGGKRVRYTEDYSDYDDEVELDDEYEDEDEDEYEEDNEQPGLLTVTCGNKKGILDIEKLGRGEECIQCQDCWFSPPAFEEFGGKGSSKKWKTSIFYDNKPLQFLFEQGSLTTKGFKRRSTTKKTTSSRGTSESSSEVSEIQSAEENEDDDVKDEDWLPGSEELVLETEEEGVGTAHGGEVVDSGVDTSKEEEDQMEEGEMEDEDNGSNVFEERETKLIISTPEKSALQKQVKIVIKRLPEEKTDFWSNCSKHNTQDSWCKPLDADALNEEKSQHSVCATDDSSITASTNTDPSWVSEQPTVGGAEEENREEFTQSDDRKEDRQKEIKTKTEKSLTLPFAPEITSSPEIKPETKDIGPTSKHTACLTSSSALQKTQSQQIIDSKDYENANDEHADMSISEASGPVSENGNISAATSPIQRSIKEESIEAMYGGAAKKSLSGLVDCENTDASNFGHDVAGLKAVKLVVRVLEASQASDAVEAPSFGPSTSCDLDTMDLDQLRREKLKMQIKVLKLQEEYYTQKIKDNKK
- the LOC124073275 gene encoding uncharacterized protein LOC124073275 isoform X5; amino-acid sequence: MERKRTSSRFKCEEEQYTDRRINPRGGKRVRYTEDYSDYDDEVELDDEYEDEDEDEYEEDNEQPGTSTQNTHNQRRQETRLLTVTCGNKKGILDIEKLGRGEECIQCQDCWFSPPAFEEFGGKGSSKKWKTSIFYDNKPLQFLFEQGSLTTKGFKRRSTTKKTTSSRGTSESSSEERETKLIISTPEKSALQKQVKIVIKRLPEEKTDFWSNCSKHNTQDSWCKPLDADALNEEKSQHSVCATDDSSITASTNTDPSWVSEQPTVGGAEEENREEFTQSDDRKEDRQKEIKTKTEKSLTLPFAPEITSSPEIKPETKDIGPTSKHTACLTSSSALQKTQSQQIIDSKDYENANDEHADMSISEASGPVSENGNISAATSPIQRSIKEESIEAMYGGAAKKSLSGLVDCENTDASNFGHDVAGLKAVKLVVRVLEASQASDAVEAPSFGPSTSCDLDTMDLDQLRREKLKMQIKVLKLQEEYYTQKIKDNKK